Proteins from a genomic interval of Papaver somniferum cultivar HN1 chromosome 4, ASM357369v1, whole genome shotgun sequence:
- the LOC113276235 gene encoding uncharacterized protein LOC113276235, whose protein sequence is METLEEEIKIQHFTEWLRANKVELRGCKIKYCGPNKGFGLFSSSQNSTSPILLVVPLDLSITPMSVLQDPSLGLKCRAMFEQGEVDDRFLMILFLTVERLRKNSLWKPYIDMLPITFGNPLWFTEDEILELRGTSLYKATQLQKKKLEGLYEEKVKDLVMEILDGEAESEVCYEDFLWANSIFWTRALNIPFPHSYVFPKTSEEENCSVPVDTDGGIITSEVSPSSVDENGSRGCELASGVAVNAVNSAQGESVWVEGLIPGIDFCNHVIKSATTWEVDSLGLTTGVPASMYLLSDEQGTVQNEEEICISYGDKGNEELLYLYGFVIDDNPDDYLMVHYPVEAIQSVPFADSKAQLLEVQKGEMRCLLPRNLLERGFFSESSPKNEDNIQRGNDRMCSFNWSGQRKITSYLDKLVFPEEFLTTLRTIAMNEEELFKVSSLLEELVGNEEEKQPSDTEVKAAVWEVCGDSGALQLLVDLLQTKMMELEDGSGTEASDTELLEKACVIEISEGTMRHDAENVTSAEKLISRNSWCSIIYRRGQKQLTRLFLKEAEHGLHLCLSEQN, encoded by the exons ATGgaaaccctagaagaagaaatcaaaatccaACATTTCACTGAATGGTTACGAGCAAACAAAGTCGAATTACGTGGTTGCAAAATCAAATACTGTGGACCTAATAAAGGATTCGGTCTTTTTTCTTCATCTCAAAACAGTACTAGTCCAATTTTACTAGTTGTGCCATTAGATTTGTCAATAACACCAATGAGTGTACTGCAAGATCCAAGTTTAGGGCTTAAATGTAGAGCTATGTTTGAACAAGGTGAAGTTGATGATCGTTTCTTAATGATTTTATTCTTAACTGTCGAACGTCTTCGCAAGAATTCATTGTGGAAGCC GTATATTGATATGTTACCAATTACATTTGGGAATCCACTTTGGTTTACTGAGGATGAGATTTTGGAACTTAGAGGGACTTCTTTGTATAAAGCTACCCAATTGCAG AAGAAAAAGTTGGAGGGTTTGTATGAAGAGAAAGTGAAGGATTTGGTTATGGAGATACTTGATGGGGAAGCGGAAAG TGAAGTGTGTTACGAGGACTTCCTTTG GGCGAACTCCATATTTTGGACACGTGCTCTAAATATACCTTTCCCACATTCTTACGTATTCCCGAAAACCTCAGAAGAAGAAAATTGTTCCGTGCCCGTGGACACAGATGGTGGCATTATCACTTCAGAAGTTTCGCCTTCTTCCGTGGATGAAAATG GCAGCCGTGGTTGTGAACTTGCAAGCGGAGTTGCTGTGAATGCAGTAAACTCAGCACAAGGAGAATCCGTTTGGGTCGAGGGACTTATACCTGGCATTGATTTTTGCAATCATG tAATAAAGTCTGCGACAACATGGGAGGTTGACAGTTTGGGATTGACAACTGGAGTTCCTGCATCTATGTACCTTTTGTCGG ATGAACAGGGTACAGTCCAAAATGAGGAAGAGATATGTATAAGTTATGGTGATAAAGGAAATGAG GAGCTACTGTACCTTTATGGATTTGTCATTGATGATAATCCGGATGACTACCTCATG GTCCATTATCCAGTAGAGGCGATTCAGAGTGTTCCTTTTGCTGATTCAAAGGCACAGCTTCTAGAAGTACAG AAGGGTGAAATGAGATGTCTTTTGCCTAGAAATTTATTGGAACGTGGTTTCTTCTCAGAAAGCTCCCCTAAAAATGAAGATAATATTCAACGTGGAAATGATAGGATGTGCAGCTTTAATTGGTCTGGTCAGCGTAAGATTACTTCATATCTGGATAAACTAGTTTTTCCGGAGGAATTCTTAACTACTTTACGGACCATAGCCATGAACGAGGAAGAGCTGTTTAAAGTGTCATCACTGCTAGAAGAG CTTGTTGGAAACGAAGAGGAGAAGCAACCATCCGATACCGAAGTTAAGGCAGCAGTATGGGAGGTTTGTGGGGATTCAGGTGCTCTGCAGTTGCTTGTCGATCTTCTTCAAACCAA GATGATGGAGCTTGAAGATGGTTCTGGAACTGAAGCTTCTGATACTGAGTTGCTTGAAAAGGCTTGCGTAATAGAAATCTCCGAAGGGACTATGAG ACACGATGCAGAAAATGTTACAAGTGCAGAGAAGTTGATCAGCAGAAACAGCTGGTGCAGTATAATTTATCGACGAGGGCAAAAGCAACTTACACGCCTGTTCTTAAAGGAAGCTGAGCATGGCCTGCACTTATGCTTAAGTGAACAAAATTGA
- the LOC113272919 gene encoding F-box/kelch-repeat protein At3g06240-like yields MVDHIRHHTPPKNRMIYPIDYGSLSLTETQQNYYCQGAIAMDFPFEYEASLAWMKKRRKVETTVFEILGSCNGLICLGISTGMYKFEEDDSICIWNPVTSEYKTISLALCDFYSVRYEFGYDSNIDDYKLVRVSDDENTDSFKIEVYTLGSDSWSTIQTPVPYSFPADVSNNTTNQKSSSEVIVSFHVSSERLVDLSLPEEAMPLKPPNHSYGSISA; encoded by the coding sequence ATGGTAGATCATATTCGACACCATACACCTCCTAAAAACCGAATGATCTACCCTATAGACTATGGATCATTGTCATTAACAGAAACACAACAGAATTATTATTGTCAAGGTGCAATTGCGATGGATTTCCCGTTCGAATATGAGGCAAGTCTTGCATGGATGAAAAAAAGGAGAAAAGTGGAAACCACCGTATTCGAAATTTTGGGTTCCTGTAATGGACTGATTTGTTTAGGCATTTCAACTGGTATGTATAAATTTGAGGAGGATGATAGTATATGTATATGGAACCCTGTAACTAGTGAATACAAAACAATATCACTAGCCTTATGTGATTTTTACAGTGTCAGGTATGAATTTGGTTATGATAGCAACATTGACGACTACAAGTTGGTGAGAGTCTCCGATGATGAAAATACTGATTCTTTTAAAATTGAAGTTTATACATTGGGTTCAGATTCATGGAGTACAATTCAGACCCCGGTCCCTTACTCGTTTCCTGCTGATGTTAGCAATAATACCACCAACCAAAAATCTTCATCTGAAGTTATAGTCTCTTTTCATGTTAGCAGTGAGAGACTTGTGGATTTGAGTCTTCCTGAGGAGGCTATGCCATTGAAACCTCCAAATCATAGTTATGGATCGATCAGTGCATAA